Proteins encoded together in one Ipomoea triloba cultivar NCNSP0323 chromosome 4, ASM357664v1 window:
- the LOC116016579 gene encoding subtilisin-like protease SBT3, which translates to MGFPVSLLPWLLFALQIFPLSAQQRSTYIVHMDKSFMPAAFSGHHHWYSSAVDSLGGGPKLVYSYDNVIHGFSAVLSEEELQALKKSPGFVSAYKDRTFELQTTYTPSFLKLNSETGLWPASKFGEDVIVGVVDSGVWPESRSFRDDGMPAIPKRWKGVCKEGTEFNSSLCNRKLIGANYFNAGVLAANPGINISMNSARDTDGHGTHTASTATGNYVQDVSYFGYAAGTAKGVAPRARLAVYKVSWDEGAYTSDLLAGLDQAVADGVDVISISIGYRFIPLYEDTIAIAAFGAMMKGILVSGSAGNSGPNVGTLNNAAPWMLTVGSGLTDRWFAGTVTLGNGVQIRGWSLFPGRALVRDVNLLYNKSISACSSSEMVAQVPEPQFTILICEKPESEDGFSDQMRYVTDAGIRAAIFIDDYPGIFRSTTFPTPGAVITPKEGKQVIKYAKSADNPSATITFQETFFGHKPAPTVAASSSRGPSRSYLGISKPDILAPGVLILAAYPPNSFATSIGANIQLGTDYNLESGTSMACPHAAGIAAMLKGAHPNWSPSAIRSAMMTTAITVDNTGKPIKDSDNNAAATPLDMGAGLVDPNAALDPGLVYDATPQDYVNLLCAMNFTQAQFQSIARSSAAHNCSNSNPDLNYPSFIALYPLGGDNGVYNWIVQTFKRTLTNVGPGAATYKAKLEVPKNATISVSPTTLVFTKKMEKQSYSLRIRYRGDENQSKNVGSITWVEVNGNHKVRSPIVVSNTVDVWE; encoded by the exons ATGGGTTTTCCAGTTTCTCTCCTCCCATGGCTTCTCTTTGCTCTTCAGATCTTCCCGTTATCCGCGCAGCAGAGATCCACCTACATTGTCCACATGGACAAGTCCTTCATGCCCGCCGCCTTTTCCGGCCACCACCACTGGTACTCCTCCGCCGTTGATTCTCTCGGCGGCGGGCCCAAGCTTGTGTACTCCTACGACAATGTGATTCACGGCTTTAGCGCTGTGTTGTCGGAGGAGGAACTTCAGGCGTTGAAGAAGTCGCCGGGATTTGTTTCGGCTTATAAAGATCGGACGTTTGAGCTGCAAACGACGTATACTCCTAGCTTTTTGAAGCTTAATTCGGAGACGGGGCTATGGCCGGCGTCGAAGTTCGGCGAGGATGTGATCGTCGGTGTGGTTGACTCCGGCGTTTGGCCGGAGTCTAGAAGCTTTAGAGATGACGGCATGCCGGCGATTCCGAAGAGGTGGAAGGGGGTTTGCAAGGAAGGAACAGAGTTCAATTCTTCGTTGTGTAACAGAAAGCTGATTGGAGCTAACTATTTTAACGCCGGGGTTCTCGCCGCGAATCCCGGGATAAATATCTCCATGAATTCCGCACGTGACACTGACGGTCACGGCACGCACACGGCGTCAACTGCCACCGGAAATTACGTCCAAGACGTCTCCTATTTCGGCTACGCCGCCGGCACGGCGAAAGGAGTGGCGCCGCGGGCTCGTTTGGCGGTGTATAAAGTCAGCTGGGACGAAGGGGCTTACACTTCGGACCTCCTAGCCGGCTTGGACCAAGCCGTCGCAGACGGCGTCGACGTCATCTCTATTTCCATTGGCTACCGTTTCATTCCCCTGTACGAAGACACCATCGCAATCGCCGCTTTTGGCGCTATGATGAAAGGAATTCTCGTTTCCGGCTCCGCCGGAAACAGCGGTCCAAACGTCGGAACATTAAACAACGCCGCGCCGTGGATGTTGACGGTCGGTTCCGGATTAACAGACCGGTGGTTCGCCGGAACAGTGACGCTAGGAAATGGGGTACAAATCAGGGGATGGAGTTTATTCCCCGGGAGAGCACTGGTGAGAGACGTAAATTTGCTATACAACAAATCAATTTCCGCTTGCAGTTCATCGGAAATGGTGGCTCAAGTCCCTGAGCCACAATTCACTATCCTCATCTGCGAGAAGCCGGAGAGTGAGGACGGTTTCTCCGACCAAATGCGCTACGTCACGGACGCCGGTATCCGCGCCGCTATCTTCATCGACGACTATCCAGGGATTTTCCGTTCCACCACATTCCCAACCCCAGGCGCCGTTATCACCCCAAAAGAAGGCAAACAAGTCATCAAATACGCCAAATCCGCCGATAACCCATCCGCCACCATCACTTTCCAGGAAACATTTTTCGGGCACAAGCCGGCGCCGACCGTGGCCGCCTCCTCTTCCAGAGGCCCTTCTCGGAGCTACCTAGGAATCTCGAAGCCGGATATCTTGGCGCCGGGAGTGTTGATCTTAGCCGCATATCCGCCTAACAGCTTCGCCACATCTATCGGAGCCAACATTCAATTAGGCACCGATTACAATCTTGAATCAG GAACCTCCATGGCTTGCCCGCACGCGGCCGGAATCGCGGCTATGCTGAAAGGGGCACATCCAAATTGGAGCCCTTCCGCCATCAGGTCTGCCATGATGACCACCGCGATCACAGTAGACAACACCGGAAAACCAATCAAAGACTCCGACAACAACGCTGCCGCCACGCCGCTGGACATGGGTGCCGGCCTGGTTGATCCCAACGCCGCGCTTGATCCCGGCCTAGTTTATGACGCTACCCCGCAAGACTACGTTAATCTTCTCTGCGCCATGAACTTCACACAAGCTCAATTCCAAAGCATCGCGAGATCTTCAGCCGCCCATAACTGCTCCAACTCAAACCCAGATCTAAATTATCCGTCCTTCATCGCTCTATACCCTCTTGGAGGAGATAACGGAGTTTATAACTGGATAGTGCAGACATTCAAGAGAACTCTCACAAATGTTGGTCCCGGTGCGGCTACATACAAGGCAAAGCTGGAAGTTCCCAAGAACGCGACAATCTCAGTGTCTCCTACAACATTGGTGTTTACGAAGAAGATGGAGAAACAGAGCTACAGTCTGAGGATACGGTACAGAGGCGATGAGAATCAAAGCAAGAATGTTGGGTCGATTACATGGGTAGAAGTGAATGGTAATCACAAGGTTAGGAGTCCAATTGTTGTGTCAAATACAGTAGATGTCTGGGAATGA